The following nucleotide sequence is from Thermococcus sp..
GTCCACGTTGTTCCGGTGGAGGAGGCGTTGAGGATGGAGCTGGCCTTCGACCACTCCGAGATACTGAGGGACGCCCTCGGGGTGGGAAGATGAAGCTCGAATACCCGGGCTTTGGGAGGATAGCAATCAACGGTGAGACCTACGAGCACGACGTGGTGGTTTATCCGAGCGGGAAAGTCGAGGAGAGGAAGAAGTGGATAAGCAAGAGAAAGCACGGAACCAGCCACAGGATCGACCCGAAGGAGCTGAGGGAATACCTGAAGGAGGACTTCGACGTTCTTATCGTCGGCACTGGTTTCTACGGCTACCTCTCCCTACTGCCCGAGAGCAGGGAG
It contains:
- a CDS encoding Mth938-like domain-containing protein, which encodes MKLEYPGFGRIAINGETYEHDVVVYPSGKVEERKKWISKRKHGTSHRIDPKELREYLKEDFDVLIVGTGFYGYLSLLPESRELVREKDVIELPTKEAVEKFNELVGKKRVLGIFHVTC